In a single window of the Zea mays cultivar B73 chromosome 5, Zm-B73-REFERENCE-NAM-5.0, whole genome shotgun sequence genome:
- the LOC100285435 gene encoding DNA-3-methyladenine glycosylase: protein MTTSGAPKRPSFKRSSPGKKSRLRTRRVAAGGREGEAEAEAAGTSALARALLPASVGLDAVPPVGRALPRDFFEVDALDLAPRLLGKLLRRDEVVLRITEVEAYRPNDSACHGRFGITARTAPVFGPGGHAYVYLCYGLHMMLNVVADIEGVGAAVLIRSCSPVSGLETIQRRRGQQTEKPILLTGPGKVGQALGLSTDWSNHPLYAPGGLEVLDGPEPESILVGPRVGIEYASPEHVAAPWRFAIAGTPWISAPKNTLRPRY from the exons ATGACCACTTCCGGCGCGCCCAAGCGCCCAAGCTTCAAGCGCTCCTCGCCCGGGAAGAAGTCGCGGCTCAGAACCCGTCGCGTCGCCGCCGGTGGCCGAGAgggcgaggccgaggccgaggcggcgGGGACCTCGGCGCTGGCGAGGGCATTGCTTCCCGCATCGGTGGGGCTAGACGCGGTGCCGCCTGTTGGGCGCGCATTGCCGCGAGACTTCTTCGAGGTGGATGCCCTCGACCTGGCCCCCCGCCTCCTCGGCAAGCTCCTTCGGCGCGATGAGGTTGTCCTCCGCATCACCGAG GTGGAGGCTTATAGGCCAAATGACTCCGCatgccatggccggttcggcatcACAGCGAGGACAGCTCCAGTG TTTGGACCGGGAGGCCATGCATATGTGTATCTGTGCTATGGACTTCACATGATGCTCAATGTGGTTGCCGATATAGAGGGGGTTGGTGCTGCCGTTTTGATCCGGTCATGTTCTCCAGTTAGCG GTCTTGAAACTATTCAGCGGCGCCGGGGTCAACAAACCGAGAAACCGATCCTACTTACGGGACCAGGAAAG GTTGGACAAGCTCTGGGCCTATCCACTGACTGGTCGAACCATCCTCTCTACGCGCCTG GTGGGTTGGAGGTACTGGACGGGCCAGAGCCGGAGAGCATTTTGGTTGGTCCCCGCGTTGGCATCGAGTACGCGTCTCCCGAGCATGTCGCGGCGCCGTGGAGGTTCGCGATTGCCGGCACGCCGTGGATCAGCGCCCCCAAAAACACGCTACGGCCACGCTACTGA
- the LOC100273180 gene encoding Metal tolerance protein 3, whose protein sequence is MEGDDRRAPLLAAGGGRPPSLRRRDSARSLRSSFLSRLPDKVRAGLDPEHLADVDLSRAKGMSRGVRQYYEKQLATLKTFEQVEARCMPGEFDSDVEASDSEDAEQKQSEFAMKISNYANIVLLVFKVYATIRTGSMAIAASTLDSLLDFMAGGILWFTHLSMKRVNIYKYPIGKLRVQPVGIIVFAAIMATLGFQVLVQAVEQLVENKPGEKMTSEQLIWLYSIMLSATAVKLALWLYCKSSGNSIVRAYAKDHYFDVITNVVGLVAAVLGDKFLWWIDPAGAVILAVYTIVNWSKTVLENAATLVGQCAPPDMLQLLTYLAMKHDTRVRRVDTVRAYSFGALYFVEVDIELAEDMRLREAHAIGESLQERIEKLPQVERAFVHIDFESTHKPEHKVRSRLPSTDP, encoded by the exons ATGGAGGGAGACGATCGGAGGGCCCCGCTGCTGGCGGCCGGCGGCGGCCGTCCCCCGTCTCTGCGGCGCCGTGACTCGGCGCGGTCGCTGCGCAGCAGCTTCCTGTCGCGGCTGCCCGACAAGGTGCGCGCCGGGCTCGACCCGGAGCACCTCGCCGACGTCGACCTCTCCCGCGCCAAAGGCATGTCCAGAG GTGTGAGACAGTACTACGAGAAGCAGCTCGCGACCCTGAAGACCTTCGAGCAGGTGGAGGCGCGCTGCATGCCCGGCGAATTCGATTCGGATGTCGAGGCCTCCGACTCGGAGGACGCGGAGCAGAAGCAGAGCGAGTTCGCCATGAAGATCTCCAACTACGCCAATATTGTGCTGCTGGTCTTCAAG GTGTATGCGACGATCAGGACGGGGTCCATGGCGATTGCGGCGTCCACGCTCGACTCGTTGCTGGATTTCATGGCCGGGGGTATCCTCTGGTTCACGCACCTTTCCATGAAGAGGGTCAACATCTACAAGTACCCAATTGGGAAGCTGCGCGTCCAGCCCGTCGGGATCATCGTCTTCGCCGCCATCATGGCAACTCTAG GTTTCCAGGTCTTGGTCCAGGCCGTCGAACAGCTGGTGGAGAACAAACCTGGCGAGAAGATGACATCGGAGCAGCTGATATGGTTGTACTCCATCATGCTTTCGGCAACCGCCGTGAAACTGGCTCTCTGGCTCTACTGCAAGAGTTCAGGGAACAGTATTGTTCGGGCTTATGCGAAG GACCACTACTTCGATGTGATAACCAATGTCGTCGGTCTGGTGGCTGCTGTTCTTGGGGACAAATTCCTGTGGTGGATTGACCCCGCGGGGGCTGTCATACTTGCTGTATATACCATCGTCAACTGGTCCAAAACTGTATTAGAAAATGCAG CTACCCTAGTGGGCCAATGTGCTCCTCCAGATATGCTGCAGTTGCTAACGTACCTCGCCATGAAGCACGACACACGAGTGAGGCGGGTTGACACTGTTAGAGCTTACAGCTTTGGAGCTCTCTACTTTGTAGAG GTTGACATCGAACTAGCGGAAGATATGCGGCTGAGAGAGGCGCACGCCATCGGTGAATCGCTGCAGGAGAGAATCGAGAAGTTGCCTCAAGTCGAGCGGGCGTTTGTTCATATCGATTTCGAGAGCACGCATAAGCCTGAGCACAAAGTCAGGAGCAGACTGCCGTCTACTGATCCCTGA
- the LOC100216703 gene encoding replication factor C subunit 3, producing MAGTAAAALMDIDAAAPPPPPPGAAAKGKAPLSAGGRAAPWVEKYRPQSLADVAAHRDIVDTIDRLTNENRLPHLLLYGPPGTGKTSTILAVARKLYGSQYSNMILELNASDERGIDVVRQQIQDFAGARSLSFGARPSVKLVLLDEADAMTKDAQFALRRVIEKYTRSTRFALICNHVNKIIPALQSRCTRFRFAPLDGSHVRERLQHIIKSEGLSVDDGGLTALVRLSNGDMRKALNILQSTHMASQQITEEAVYLCTGNPMPKDIEQIAFWLLNEPFSTSFKYISDMKMRKGLALVDIIREVTMFVFKIQMPSDVRVKLINDLADIEYRLSFACNDKLQLGALISTFTDTRTAMVAAAS from the exons ATGGcgggaaccgccgccgccgctctcaTGGACATCGACGCAGCCGCGCCGCCTCCCCCGCCGCCTGGTGCGGCGGCCAAGGGCAAGGCGCCGCTCTCCGCTGGCGGCAGGGCAGCGCCCTGGGTCGAGAAGTACCGGCCCCAGTCCCTCGCTGACGTCGCCGCCCACCGCGATATCGTCGACACAA TTGACAGGCTTACAAACGAGAATAGACTTCCACACTTGTTGCTATATGGGCCACCTGGCACTGGGAAAACATCGACGATTCTGGCTGTTGCGAGGAAGCTATATGGGTCTCAGTATAGCAACATGATCCTGGAGCTCAATGCGTCAGATGAACGTGGCATTGATGTTGTCAGGCAGCAGATCCAGGATTTTGCTGGGGCACGCAGCCTCTCTTTTGG AGCAAGGCCTTCTGTTAAGCTGGTTCTCTTGGATGAAGCAGACGCAATGACAAAGGATGCACAATTTGCATTGAGAAGAG TTATCGAGAAGTATACAAGGAGCACAAGGTTTGCACTCATATGCAACCATGTCAACAAAATCATCCCTGCGCTACAATCAAGGTGCACCAGGTTTAGATTTGCTCCACTAGATGGCAGTCATGTTAGAGAGCGTCTTCAACATATAATAAAATCTGAGGG GCTCAGTGTAGATGACGGTGGCTTGACAGCCCTAGTGCGGTTAAGCAATGGTGATATGAGGAAGGCTTTGAATATATTGCAG TCAACGCACATGGCATCCCAACAAATCACAGAAGAAGCTGTCTATCTTTGCACAGGAAACCCCATGCCAAAAGATATCGAGCAGATAGCTTTTTGGCTATTAAATGAACCATTTTCAACCAgcttcaaat ATATATCTGACATGAAGATGAGAAAAGGGCTGGCCTTGGTTGATATCATACGGGAGGTTACTAT GTTTGTGTTCAAAATACAAATGCCATCTGATGTTCGTGTAAAGCTAATCAATGACTTGGCTGATATTGA GTACAGACTAAGCTTTGCATGCAACGATAAACTGCAGCTGGGCGCACTGATCTCAACTTTCACGGACACTCGCACGGCTATGGTTGCTGCTGCCAGCTAA
- the LOC100191536 gene encoding uncharacterized protein LOC100191536, with product MASGGYYYDQSAGYGGYSYSAAPRTTPSHLLVFLATVALLGATSLYSRYESAVESLVDQVRFAVVLSPLLLLLAVQYWAATAGSRRPRGGALPSLLAGDQPSWYAGGGGWGQRDGASSSPWGVALALALVLLLVSYQSCFRDMWFPLVTRR from the coding sequence ATGGCGAGCGGCGGCTACTACTACGACCAGAGCGCGGGCTACGGCGGCTACAGCTACTCGGCGGCGCCGAGGACGACGCCGTCCCACCTCCTGGTGTTCCTGGCCACCGTGGCGCTGCTGGGCGCCACGTCGCTCTACTCGCGCTACGAGTCCGCGGTGGAGAGCCTGGTGGACCAGGTGCGGTTCGCCGTGGTGCTGTCCCCGCTGCTGCTCCTGCTCGCGGTCCAGTACTGGGCGGCCACGGCCGGGTCCCGGCGGCCCCGGGGCGGCGCCCTCCCGTCGCTGCTGGCCGGGGACCAGCCCTCCTGGTACGCCGGCGGCGGCGGATGGGGCCAGCGGGACGGCGCGTCGTCGTCGCCGTGGGGCGTGGCGCTCGCGCTCGCCCTGGTGCTGCTCCTCGTCTCCTACCAGTCGTGCTTCCGCGACATGTGGTTCCCGCTGGTCACCCGCCGGTGA